Proteins found in one Crassostrea angulata isolate pt1a10 chromosome 3, ASM2561291v2, whole genome shotgun sequence genomic segment:
- the LOC128178681 gene encoding uncharacterized protein LOC128178681: protein MRTKSDILNTTEPATQQPEESNWLWNGGWIGIIFCIIVMVIASRSVCDILERTRQRLRNRSCCRNFVSCDCSVCKARSRRCLETITSVFSRRTEINRDSRNSSAETPPTIPVSRLSIIIVDQRIDPTTMTLPPSYDSIVTDPSHPPPSYEEALRFTP, encoded by the coding sequence ATGCGGACCAAAAGTGATATTCTAAACACCACCGAACCAGCAACCCAACAACCAGAAGAAAGTAACTGGCTGTGGAACGGGGGCTGGATCGGCATCATCTTCTGTATCATTGTCATGGTCATTGCCAGTCGATCTGTTTGTGACATATTGGAGCGTACGAGGCAAAGACTGAGGAATCGTTCATGTTGCCGGAACTTTGTCTCTTGTGACTGTAGTGTCTGCAAGGCAAGGTCTAGGCGCTGTTTGGAAACAATTACAAGTGTATTCAGTCGACGCACGGAAATTAATCGTGACTCAAGAAATTCAAGCGCCGAGACGCCACCTACTATTCCTGTATCGCGGCTGTCCATCATAATTGTCGATCAACGTATAGATCCAACAACCATGACACTTCCGCCATCTTATGACAGTATTGTCACAGATCCCTCACATCCACCCCCTAGTTATGAGGAAGCCTTGAGATTCACCCCTTAG